From the genome of Variovorax sp. RA8, one region includes:
- a CDS encoding SAM-dependent methyltransferase, which yields MQAALQEVVPLGTLQAAASITHWICENAKSARAYLKRIDGVVPLAAPLQMQQIQELPREVHKKGDHQAGQFDARPLLTAALAGADIGLLSEAGMPAVADPGSSVVRAAHELGIAVVPLTGPVSLLLALAASGLNGQNFAFVGYLPQEAEARVQRIRELESLALRTGQTQLFIETPYRNAALLQALMQTLQHNTRLAVARGLTLASADIRSEPVKAWRAKPTGTDDRMPAVFAIGR from the coding sequence ATGCAGGCCGCACTGCAGGAGGTGGTGCCGCTCGGCACGCTGCAGGCCGCCGCCAGCATCACCCATTGGATCTGCGAAAACGCAAAATCGGCACGCGCCTATCTCAAGCGCATCGATGGCGTCGTGCCGCTCGCTGCGCCACTGCAGATGCAGCAGATCCAGGAGTTGCCGCGCGAAGTCCACAAGAAGGGCGACCACCAGGCGGGCCAGTTCGATGCGCGCCCGCTGCTCACCGCGGCGCTGGCCGGCGCCGATATCGGGCTGCTGAGCGAGGCCGGCATGCCGGCTGTTGCCGATCCGGGCTCGTCCGTTGTGCGCGCAGCCCACGAACTGGGCATCGCGGTGGTGCCTCTCACCGGGCCAGTGTCGCTGCTGCTCGCGCTCGCGGCCAGCGGACTCAACGGCCAGAATTTCGCCTTCGTCGGCTATCTGCCGCAGGAAGCCGAGGCCCGGGTGCAGCGCATCCGCGAGCTCGAATCGCTCGCGCTGCGCACCGGCCAGACCCAACTCTTCATCGAAACGCCCTACCGCAATGCAGCCCTGCTGCAAGCCTTGATGCAAACACTCCAGCACAACACGCGACTCGCGGTGGCCCGTGGCTTGACGCTTGCGAGCGCCGACATCCGTAGCGAGCCGGTGAAAGCCTGGCGCGCCAAGCCTACCGGCACCGACGACCGCATGCCCGCCGTATTTGCGATCGGACGCTAG
- the plsX gene encoding phosphate acyltransferase PlsX, with amino-acid sequence MVAFSDSVTSAPRAITLAVDCMGGDHGPRVTLPACRAFLERHAEASLLLVGAPAALADFSHPRARIIGASEVVGMDDPVEVALRKKKDSSMRVAIQQVKDGAAEAAVSAGNTGALMAIARYLLKTLEGIDRPAIAPQLPNSKGGATTVLDLGANVDCDAEDLLQFAVLGSALVSALTGNESPSVGLLNVGEEAIKGSETIKKASQLLRKAASSDDLNFYGNVEGNDIFKGTTDIVVCDGFVGNVTLKATEGVAAMIVDFLRVEYSSSIFSKFAAIVSYPVLKALKRRLDHRRYNGAALLGLRGLVFKSHGSADEVAFGHALDRAYDAARNNLLDRVRARIAHAAPLLARQEPATPVDTAALHV; translated from the coding sequence ATGGTTGCGTTTTCCGACTCCGTAACGTCCGCACCCCGCGCGATCACGCTGGCCGTCGATTGCATGGGCGGGGATCATGGGCCGCGCGTCACGCTCCCGGCCTGTCGGGCTTTTCTCGAGCGCCACGCCGAGGCGTCGCTGCTTCTGGTTGGCGCGCCCGCCGCGCTCGCCGATTTTTCGCACCCGCGCGCCCGGATCATAGGTGCCAGCGAAGTTGTTGGCATGGACGACCCCGTCGAGGTCGCGCTGCGGAAGAAAAAAGACTCGTCGATGCGCGTCGCGATCCAGCAGGTGAAGGATGGCGCTGCCGAGGCCGCGGTTTCGGCGGGCAATACTGGCGCGTTGATGGCCATTGCACGCTACCTGCTCAAGACGCTCGAGGGAATTGACCGGCCGGCCATCGCGCCCCAACTGCCCAACAGCAAGGGCGGGGCAACCACGGTACTTGATCTCGGCGCGAACGTGGATTGCGACGCAGAAGACCTTCTGCAATTCGCCGTCCTTGGCTCTGCGCTTGTCTCAGCGCTGACGGGCAATGAGTCGCCCTCGGTCGGGCTGCTCAATGTGGGCGAGGAAGCAATAAAAGGTAGCGAAACTATCAAAAAAGCCAGCCAACTGTTGAGAAAGGCCGCAAGCTCCGACGACCTGAACTTCTACGGCAACGTCGAGGGCAATGACATCTTCAAGGGGACGACCGATATCGTCGTCTGTGACGGGTTTGTTGGCAACGTCACATTGAAGGCCACGGAAGGCGTGGCGGCGATGATCGTCGACTTCCTTCGAGTCGAGTATTCGAGCAGTATTTTCAGCAAATTCGCCGCGATTGTGTCCTATCCGGTTCTAAAAGCCCTCAAGCGTCGCCTGGATCATCGCCGGTACAACGGCGCTGCCCTGCTCGGGCTGCGTGGGCTGGTATTCAAGAGCCATGGCTCTGCGGATGAAGTGGCTTTCGGTCATGCGCTCGATCGCGCTTATGATGCCGCTCGCAACAACCTGCTCGATCGCGTGCGGGCCCGCATCGCCCACGCCGCGCCACTGCTCGCGCGGCAAGAGCCGGCGACGCCGGTCGACACGGCGGCGCTCCACGTTTGA
- a CDS encoding Maf family protein, whose translation MQRPVILASTSRYRRELFARLLLPFDVHPPGVDEKPLPKESPSALAERLALEKAVAVARRFPEAVVIGSDQVADLAGEPLGKPGDHARATAQLRRMRGQTLVFQTAVAVVCQATGFSQRELAPVRVVFRNFSDAAIERYLLAEQPYDCAGSAKSEGLGIALLDAIDSDDPTALVGLPLIRTANMLRAAGIDLL comes from the coding sequence ATGCAACGCCCCGTGATTCTTGCCTCGACCTCGCGATATCGCCGCGAGTTGTTCGCCCGCCTGCTTCTGCCCTTCGACGTCCATCCCCCCGGTGTCGACGAAAAACCACTGCCCAAGGAGTCGCCAAGCGCCCTGGCCGAGCGACTCGCCCTCGAAAAGGCCGTGGCGGTGGCGCGCCGCTTTCCGGAGGCGGTGGTGATCGGCTCCGACCAGGTGGCCGACCTGGCCGGCGAGCCGCTGGGCAAGCCCGGAGACCACGCCCGCGCGACAGCCCAGCTACGGCGCATGCGCGGCCAAACCCTGGTGTTCCAGACCGCCGTCGCCGTGGTCTGCCAAGCCACCGGGTTCAGCCAGCGCGAGCTCGCTCCCGTACGGGTCGTCTTCCGTAATTTCAGCGACGCGGCGATCGAGCGCTATTTGCTGGCAGAGCAGCCGTACGACTGCGCAGGCAGCGCCAAAAGCGAAGGCCTCGGCATCGCGCTGCTGGACGCCATCGACAGCGACGATCCGACGGCGCTGGTGGGCCTGCCCTTGATCCGCACCGCCAACATGCTGCGCGCCGCAGGGATCGATCTGCTGTGA
- a CDS encoding YceD family protein, translating into MSREFTPGRLDVNRFAEAAATLSGEEPVQAYTRLSAELASPAADSRVRWEAVGTERNGHAEAPVPWLHLSASSTVPLVCQRCLTPVDVELKVDRWFRFVADEGTAAVEDEESEEDVLVSSRDFDLHALIEDELLMEIPVTPRHEHCPEPVKLSAVDPEFDTAEAARPNPFAVLGSLRSDKRK; encoded by the coding sequence ATGAGCAGAGAATTCACCCCCGGCAGGCTCGACGTGAACCGCTTCGCCGAGGCAGCCGCGACGCTTTCGGGCGAGGAGCCCGTCCAGGCCTATACGCGCTTGAGCGCGGAACTCGCCAGCCCCGCAGCCGATTCGCGCGTGCGCTGGGAGGCCGTCGGCACTGAGCGCAACGGGCATGCGGAAGCCCCGGTGCCCTGGCTGCATCTGAGCGCATCGAGCACGGTGCCGCTGGTTTGCCAGCGGTGCCTGACGCCTGTGGATGTCGAGTTGAAAGTTGACCGCTGGTTTCGATTCGTCGCGGACGAAGGCACGGCGGCTGTCGAAGACGAGGAATCCGAGGAGGATGTGCTCGTTTCCAGCCGAGATTTCGATCTGCATGCCTTGATCGAGGATGAATTGCTGATGGAGATCCCTGTTACACCGCGCCACGAACATTGCCCGGAGCCGGTGAAGCTGTCCGCAGTGGACCCCGAGTTCGACACCGCCGAGGCCGCTCGCCCCAACCCCTTCGCCGTGCTTGGCAGCTTGCGGTCGGACAAGCGGAAGTAG
- a CDS encoding S49 family peptidase, translated as MTDPHRTEPEGFEPFERARPAHSSSRNDPTQQPGWERATLEKLAFASLREQQAARRWKTFVRLSWLAFFIFLVWLVVSRGTPTTAKTTAHTAVVEIKGEIANGADASAEFVVAAMKTAFEDEGAKGVVLLINSPGGSPVQAGIINDEIRRLRAKHNKPVYAVVEETCASAAYYIAAATDKVFVDKASIVGSIGVLMDGFGFTGLMEKVGVERRLLTAGENKGFLDPFSPMSDAQRAHAQQMLEQIHAQFIDVVKKGRGDRLKTGTPGLFSGLFWSGQQAVDLGLADQLGNVDFVAREVVKAEEVIDYTRRDNVAEKLAKKFGAALGDASVRAMRSAPALR; from the coding sequence ATGACCGACCCCCACCGCACGGAACCCGAGGGTTTCGAGCCTTTCGAGCGCGCCAGGCCGGCGCACAGCAGCTCCAGGAATGATCCGACGCAGCAGCCCGGCTGGGAGCGTGCGACGCTCGAGAAGCTCGCCTTCGCCAGCCTGCGCGAGCAGCAGGCCGCACGACGCTGGAAGACTTTCGTCCGGCTGAGCTGGCTGGCCTTCTTCATCTTCCTGGTCTGGCTGGTCGTCTCGCGCGGCACGCCAACCACCGCCAAAACCACCGCGCACACGGCGGTCGTCGAGATCAAGGGCGAGATCGCCAACGGCGCCGATGCAAGCGCAGAGTTCGTGGTGGCGGCGATGAAGACCGCCTTCGAGGACGAGGGCGCCAAGGGCGTCGTGCTGCTGATCAATTCGCCCGGCGGAAGCCCGGTGCAGGCCGGCATCATTAACGACGAGATCCGCCGCCTACGGGCCAAGCACAACAAGCCGGTGTACGCGGTAGTCGAGGAGACCTGCGCCTCGGCGGCCTACTACATCGCTGCGGCGACCGACAAGGTCTTCGTCGACAAGGCCAGCATTGTCGGAAGCATCGGCGTGCTGATGGACGGCTTCGGCTTCACGGGGCTGATGGAAAAGGTCGGTGTCGAGCGCAGGCTGCTGACGGCCGGCGAGAACAAGGGCTTCCTCGATCCCTTCAGCCCGATGAGCGATGCCCAGCGTGCGCATGCGCAGCAGATGCTCGAGCAGATCCACGCCCAGTTCATCGACGTGGTCAAGAAAGGCCGGGGCGATCGGCTGAAGACCGGGACGCCGGGCTTGTTCAGCGGCCTGTTCTGGAGCGGACAGCAGGCGGTGGATCTCGGGCTCGCCGATCAGCTCGGCAATGTCGACTTCGTCGCACGTGAGGTCGTCAAGGCAGAGGAAGTCATTGACTACACCCGCCGCGACAACGTGGCCGAGAAGCTGGCCAAGAAATTCGGCGCGGCGCTCGGCGATGCTTCGGTGCGTGCGATGCGCAGCGCGCCCGCGCTGCGCTGA
- a CDS encoding Rne/Rng family ribonuclease yields MKRMLINATQAEERRLAIVDGQKLLDYEIEIEGREQRKGNIYKAVVTRVEPSLEACFVDYGEDRHGFLPFKEISKQYFAEGVSASQARIQDAIREGQELVVQVEKEERGNKGAALTTFISLAGRYVVLMPNNPRGGGVSRRIEGDDRAELKEAMDQLEYPKGMSIIARTAGIGRAAPELQWDLNYLLKLWAAIDGAAKGGKGAFLIYQESSLVIRAIRDYFNHDIGDILIDTDDIYDQAQQFMAHVMPEHAQRVKRYRDDAALFSRFQIEHQIESAYARTVQLPSGGAIVIDHTEALVSVDVNSARAIKGGDIEETATRTNLEAADEVARQMRLRDLGGLIVIDFIDMDESKNRREVESRLRDALRQDRARVQFGSISKFGLMEMSRQRLKPALSEGSSIPCPRCGGSGHIRDTESSALQILRIIQEESMKDNTAAVHVQVPVEVASFLLNEKRPEIAKIELKQRVTVLMVPNKTLETPNYKLERLKHDDPRLDHIEASYKMADEIEDPTSVTRRSQEPTNRQTPVIKGVLPDAPAPVVAPKPEAVQPPAAAPAPVAPQPVAAQEPSEAGFFGWIKRLFGPAPAPAPAPAVIPVEAPKPRREGRGGRDGETRTAREGEQRRTGRGEGRGGERRGGRTGERREGERREGREARGEARNDAQTREPREPREARAPRDGERRGRGERRENEPRQTPADAEIQLDTQALAPNGPAGEEGAPPAERTPRGRGERRERGERGADAVRDAGSDAAQPDAERGARSGREERAPRGERGEGRRERRGEGAPRTTEASPAAQALAADSAADAATGDGAPRREGDERRGRSRDRYGRDRRERGQREEADAGVALQPLEAADANGAAELDGLPEAPAERPAATFAPIVVDAPAVRTRALPKIQPYELPTDELAQIAEGSGLQWVNSNAERVAQARAAIAAEPRPVHVPRERPPATVLDEGPLILVETRRDLGSMVLPFEEPLREPGVRQ; encoded by the coding sequence ATGAAGCGGATGCTGATCAACGCCACGCAGGCAGAAGAACGCCGCCTGGCCATCGTCGACGGGCAGAAGCTCCTCGACTACGAAATCGAGATCGAAGGACGCGAACAGCGCAAGGGCAACATCTACAAGGCGGTCGTGACGCGCGTCGAGCCGTCGCTGGAGGCCTGCTTCGTGGACTACGGCGAGGATCGGCATGGCTTCCTTCCGTTCAAGGAAATCTCCAAGCAATATTTCGCCGAAGGCGTGTCTGCCAGCCAGGCGCGCATCCAGGACGCCATCAGGGAAGGCCAGGAACTGGTGGTCCAGGTCGAGAAGGAAGAGCGGGGCAACAAGGGTGCGGCCCTGACCACCTTCATCTCGCTGGCTGGCCGCTACGTGGTGCTGATGCCCAACAACCCGCGCGGCGGCGGCGTCAGCCGGCGCATCGAGGGTGACGACCGCGCCGAACTCAAGGAGGCGATGGACCAGCTCGAGTACCCCAAGGGCATGAGCATCATCGCGCGCACCGCTGGCATCGGCCGCGCCGCGCCCGAGCTGCAGTGGGACCTGAACTACCTGCTGAAGCTGTGGGCCGCGATCGACGGCGCCGCCAAGGGCGGCAAGGGTGCCTTCCTGATCTACCAGGAGTCGTCGCTGGTGATCCGGGCGATTCGCGACTACTTCAACCACGACATCGGCGACATCCTGATCGACACCGACGACATCTACGACCAGGCGCAGCAGTTCATGGCGCACGTGATGCCGGAACATGCGCAGCGCGTGAAGCGTTATCGCGACGACGCCGCCCTGTTCAGCCGCTTCCAGATCGAGCACCAGATCGAGTCGGCCTATGCCCGCACGGTGCAACTGCCCAGCGGCGGTGCGATCGTGATCGACCACACCGAGGCGCTGGTCTCGGTGGACGTGAACTCGGCGCGGGCCATCAAGGGCGGCGACATCGAGGAGACCGCCACGCGCACCAACCTCGAAGCCGCCGACGAAGTGGCGCGCCAGATGCGCCTGCGCGACCTGGGCGGCCTGATCGTCATCGACTTCATCGACATGGACGAGTCGAAGAACCGCCGCGAGGTCGAAAGCCGCCTGCGCGACGCGCTGCGCCAGGACCGCGCGCGCGTCCAATTCGGCTCGATCAGCAAATTCGGCCTGATGGAGATGAGCCGTCAGCGCCTCAAGCCTGCCCTCTCCGAAGGCTCCTCGATCCCTTGCCCCCGCTGCGGCGGCTCGGGCCACATCCGCGACACCGAATCGAGCGCGCTGCAGATCCTGCGCATCATTCAGGAAGAGTCGATGAAGGACAACACCGCCGCCGTGCACGTGCAGGTACCGGTGGAGGTCGCCTCCTTCCTGCTCAACGAGAAGCGCCCGGAGATCGCCAAGATCGAGCTCAAGCAGCGCGTCACCGTGCTGATGGTGCCCAACAAGACGCTGGAGACGCCCAACTACAAGCTGGAGCGGCTGAAGCACGACGACCCGCGTCTCGATCACATCGAGGCGAGCTACAAGATGGCCGACGAGATCGAGGATCCGACCTCGGTCACGCGGCGCTCGCAGGAGCCCACCAACCGTCAAACCCCGGTAATCAAGGGTGTGCTGCCCGACGCGCCGGCACCGGTGGTGGCGCCCAAGCCCGAAGCGGTGCAACCGCCCGCGGCAGCGCCCGCGCCCGTGGCGCCGCAACCCGTGGCCGCGCAGGAACCATCGGAAGCAGGCTTCTTCGGCTGGATCAAGCGACTGTTCGGTCCGGCTCCTGCGCCGGCACCCGCTCCGGCGGTCATTCCTGTCGAAGCGCCAAAGCCGCGCCGTGAAGGCCGTGGCGGTCGCGACGGCGAAACGCGCACCGCGCGAGAAGGCGAGCAGCGCCGCACCGGACGCGGCGAAGGCCGAGGCGGTGAACGCCGCGGCGGGCGCACCGGCGAGCGCCGTGAAGGCGAGCGCCGCGAAGGACGCGAAGCGCGCGGTGAGGCGCGCAACGACGCCCAGACCCGCGAGCCGCGCGAGCCGCGCGAGGCACGCGCACCGCGCGACGGCGAACGGCGCGGCCGTGGCGAGCGGCGCGAGAACGAGCCCCGCCAGACGCCGGCCGACGCCGAGATCCAACTCGACACCCAAGCGCTTGCCCCGAACGGACCGGCGGGCGAGGAAGGGGCGCCTCCGGCAGAACGTACGCCACGCGGACGCGGCGAGCGCCGGGAACGCGGCGAACGCGGCGCCGATGCCGTGCGCGATGCCGGCAGCGATGCCGCCCAGCCGGATGCCGAGCGCGGCGCACGCAGTGGCCGCGAGGAACGCGCTCCTCGCGGCGAGCGCGGCGAAGGCCGACGCGAACGCCGCGGCGAGGGGGCTCCGCGCACGACCGAAGCCTCTCCCGCAGCGCAAGCCCTGGCCGCCGACAGCGCCGCTGATGCGGCGACCGGGGATGGTGCACCGCGCCGCGAGGGTGACGAACGCCGCGGCCGCTCGCGTGACCGCTATGGCCGCGATCGTCGCGAACGCGGCCAGCGCGAAGAAGCCGATGCCGGTGTGGCGCTGCAGCCGCTCGAAGCTGCCGACGCGAACGGCGCAGCCGAGCTCGATGGCCTGCCCGAGGCGCCTGCCGAGAGACCGGCGGCGACCTTCGCCCCCATCGTCGTCGACGCGCCGGCCGTGCGCACGCGCGCGCTGCCGAAGATCCAGCCCTACGAGTTGCCGACGGACGAACTCGCCCAGATAGCGGAGGGCTCCGGCCTGCAGTGGGTGAATTCGAACGCCGAGCGCGTGGCCCAGGCTCGCGCTGCGATCGCAGCGGAACCCCGACCAGTCCATGTGCCGCGCGAACGGCCGCCGGCGACCGTGCTCGATGAAGGGCCGCTGATCCTCGTTGAAACGCGTCGCGATCTGGGAAGCATGGTGCTGCCGTTCGAGGAGCCTCTCCGCGAACCCGGGGTACGCCAGTAG
- the rpmF gene encoding 50S ribosomal protein L32 — translation MAVQQNKKSPSKRGMHRSHNALGVPGLAVEPTTGETHLRHHISPNGFYRGRKVLKTKSEA, via the coding sequence ATGGCTGTCCAGCAAAACAAGAAGTCGCCGTCCAAGCGCGGCATGCATCGTTCCCACAACGCACTGGGCGTTCCGGGCTTGGCTGTCGAGCCGACCACCGGCGAGACGCACCTGCGCCACCATATCAGCCCCAACGGCTTCTATCGCGGCCGCAAGGTGCTCAAGACCAAGTCAGAAGCCTGA
- a CDS encoding MFS transporter, with protein sequence MQPSARTRWASRVQFFASGFIFATWGVHIPTVKAQYGVTEAELGLALLAAGIGALLGLTQASRWIGRYGARTTAGPCGAIYALLLAGLLVMPGYAALLGLLAAFGIVTSVFDVAINTEAAELELRNGHPLMSGMHGMFSLGGMAGAVTGSAALAAGMAPQAHLTLVASAVAVMVAFAAQWMLPREATAFAANNEGFRLPRGALVILGVLAALGLIAEGAIYDWSVLYLKQELGSPQQQAALAYASFSAAMAATRFCGDAMRARFAPAVLLRGSALLAAASMTLVLLTDAPWLALVGFAGVGAGFANVVPILFAASARVPGVEPARGIAAVSAAAYLGFMAGPPVIGFLAEVSSLTAALYVVVAFAVGLAASARWADPA encoded by the coding sequence ATGCAGCCGTCCGCGCGTACGCGTTGGGCATCGCGCGTGCAGTTCTTTGCCTCGGGCTTCATCTTCGCCACCTGGGGCGTGCATATCCCGACAGTAAAAGCCCAATACGGCGTCACGGAGGCTGAACTCGGTCTGGCCCTGCTCGCAGCCGGCATCGGCGCCCTGCTCGGCCTCACGCAGGCGAGCCGGTGGATCGGCCGCTACGGCGCACGTACCACGGCCGGCCCCTGCGGGGCCATCTACGCCCTGCTGCTCGCCGGCCTGCTGGTCATGCCGGGCTATGCCGCATTGCTGGGCCTGTTGGCGGCTTTCGGTATCGTCACCAGCGTGTTCGACGTGGCGATCAACACCGAAGCCGCAGAGCTCGAGCTGCGCAACGGGCACCCGCTCATGAGCGGGATGCACGGCATGTTCAGCCTGGGCGGCATGGCCGGCGCGGTGACCGGGAGCGCGGCGCTGGCCGCGGGCATGGCACCGCAGGCGCATCTGACGCTCGTGGCGAGCGCAGTGGCAGTGATGGTCGCATTTGCCGCCCAGTGGATGCTGCCCCGCGAGGCCACCGCTTTCGCCGCCAACAACGAAGGCTTCCGCCTGCCCCGCGGCGCCCTCGTGATCCTCGGCGTGCTGGCCGCGCTGGGGCTGATCGCTGAAGGCGCGATCTACGACTGGAGCGTGCTCTATCTCAAGCAGGAGCTGGGCAGTCCACAACAGCAGGCCGCCCTCGCCTACGCCAGCTTCTCCGCTGCCATGGCCGCGACGCGCTTCTGCGGCGACGCGATGCGAGCGCGCTTCGCGCCGGCCGTGCTGCTGCGCGGTAGCGCCCTGCTGGCCGCTGCCTCCATGACACTGGTCCTGCTGACCGATGCCCCATGGCTGGCGCTGGTCGGCTTCGCGGGGGTGGGGGCCGGATTCGCGAACGTGGTGCCGATCCTGTTCGCGGCTTCGGCGCGCGTGCCGGGCGTCGAGCCGGCGCGCGGCATCGCTGCGGTTTCGGCGGCGGCCTATCTGGGCTTCATGGCGGGGCCGCCTGTGATCGGCTTCCTGGCCGAGGTCAGTTCGCTGACCGCAGCGCTCTATGTCGTGGTGGCCTTCGCCGTGGGTCTCGCGGCGTCGGCGCGCTGGGCCGACCCGGCCTGA
- a CDS encoding HAD-IIIA family hydrolase: MTDSRPRRFDLIAFDWDGTLYDSTRLIVRCIQAAVVDVGGARPSENDAAWVIGLGLAEALARAAPDVPREKYAELGVRYRYHYLKHQDDLVLFDGVLPLLDALQNRGHKLAVATGKSRRGLNEALATVALRERFDASRTADETFGKPHPRMLLELMEELEVPPERTLMIGDTTHDLQLAINAGCASVGVSYGAHEPDTFDALQPLYVAHSVSGLMQWLLDNA; encoded by the coding sequence ATGACTGACAGCCGCCCACGCCGCTTCGACCTGATCGCCTTCGATTGGGACGGCACCCTCTACGATTCCACCCGTCTCATCGTGCGCTGCATCCAGGCCGCAGTGGTCGACGTCGGTGGCGCCAGGCCGAGCGAAAACGACGCCGCCTGGGTGATCGGCCTGGGCCTGGCCGAGGCGCTGGCTCGCGCAGCGCCCGATGTGCCCCGCGAGAAATACGCTGAACTTGGGGTTCGCTACCGGTACCACTATCTCAAGCATCAGGACGACCTCGTGCTCTTCGACGGCGTTCTGCCGTTGCTCGATGCGCTCCAAAACCGTGGACACAAGCTGGCGGTGGCCACCGGCAAGTCGCGGCGCGGACTGAACGAAGCCCTGGCCACCGTCGCGCTGCGCGAGCGCTTCGACGCCTCGCGCACGGCCGACGAGACCTTCGGCAAGCCGCATCCGCGCATGTTGCTCGAGCTGATGGAGGAACTGGAGGTGCCGCCAGAGCGCACCCTCATGATCGGCGACACCACCCATGATCTGCAGCTCGCGATCAACGCCGGCTGTGCGAGCGTGGGCGTGAGCTACGGCGCGCACGAGCCTGACACTTTCGACGCGCTGCAGCCTCTGTACGTGGCGCACTCGGTGTCCGGCCTGATGCAATGGCTGCTCGACAACGCGTGA
- a CDS encoding RluA family pseudouridine synthase encodes MKNIIGATASPAAAEVRFLTVDAEFAGQRLDNFLFRELKGVPKTHVYRIIRSGEVRINKGRAQAETRLEAGDVLRLPPLRMAARAVEEGGSQPPPAREFPLLYEDDAMLAIDKPAGVAVHGGSGVSSGVIEQLRMARPAARFLELVHRLDRETSGILLVAKKRSALTGLQDQFRERETGKTYLALVEGHWPANKKVLDAPLARYLLPSRPGSSEPGERRVRVVAKDHPDAMRAVTLVKVLARVSLPIEPAAFSLLAVTIKTGRTHQIRVHLASGGHAIAGDDKYGVFERNRALQKLGLKRMFLHAWRLEFTHPASGERMALQAELPPELRALMPQVALDALAVSATPVTHD; translated from the coding sequence GTGAAAAACATTATAGGTGCGACGGCAAGCCCCGCGGCAGCAGAAGTTCGCTTTCTGACAGTCGATGCTGAATTTGCGGGTCAGAGACTCGACAACTTCCTGTTCAGGGAGCTCAAAGGCGTCCCCAAGACGCATGTGTACCGGATCATCCGGTCCGGCGAGGTGCGCATCAACAAGGGCCGGGCGCAGGCCGAGACGCGGCTGGAAGCGGGCGACGTGCTGAGACTGCCGCCGTTGCGGATGGCCGCACGGGCGGTGGAGGAGGGCGGATCGCAGCCTCCGCCCGCGCGCGAATTCCCCTTGCTGTACGAGGACGATGCCATGCTTGCGATCGACAAGCCGGCTGGCGTGGCGGTCCACGGCGGCAGCGGGGTGAGCTCCGGCGTGATCGAGCAGCTTCGCATGGCGCGGCCCGCGGCTCGTTTCCTGGAGCTCGTGCACCGGCTGGACCGCGAGACCTCAGGCATCCTGCTGGTGGCCAAGAAGCGCAGCGCCTTGACGGGCTTGCAGGACCAGTTTCGCGAGCGGGAGACCGGCAAGACCTACCTGGCGCTGGTCGAGGGCCACTGGCCGGCGAACAAGAAGGTGCTCGACGCACCACTTGCACGCTATCTGCTGCCGAGCCGACCGGGATCCTCCGAGCCCGGCGAGCGGCGTGTGCGCGTTGTCGCCAAGGACCATCCCGACGCCATGCGGGCCGTGACACTGGTCAAGGTGCTGGCGCGGGTTTCGCTGCCGATCGAGCCGGCGGCCTTTTCCCTGCTCGCCGTCACCATCAAGACAGGCCGCACGCACCAGATTCGCGTCCACCTCGCCTCCGGCGGCCATGCGATCGCCGGCGACGACAAGTACGGCGTCTTCGAGCGTAACCGCGCGCTGCAGAAGCTCGGCCTCAAGCGCATGTTCCTGCACGCCTGGCGCCTCGAGTTCACCCATCCCGCGAGCGGCGAGCGCATGGCGTTGCAGGCGGAGCTGCCGCCCGAGCTGCGCGCGCTGATGCCCCAGGTCGCGCTCGATGCGCTCGCCGTTTCCGCTACGCCCGTGACCCATGACTGA
- a CDS encoding Rieske (2Fe-2S) protein, with translation MSESIPLCNAADLVEGGRAVPFDVVHGGQTCRAFAVRYEGQVHAYLNRCSHVAMELDFQPDRFFDDSGQWLLCATHGAVYRPDTGECAGGPCRGGLVKIALSERDGVVHWHTAWNLQPLAF, from the coding sequence ATGAGCGAAAGCATTCCCCTGTGCAATGCGGCCGATCTGGTCGAGGGTGGTCGTGCCGTGCCCTTCGACGTGGTTCACGGCGGCCAGACCTGCCGGGCCTTCGCGGTCCGCTACGAAGGGCAGGTGCATGCCTACCTGAATCGCTGCAGCCACGTGGCGATGGAGCTGGACTTCCAGCCCGACCGATTCTTCGACGACAGCGGCCAATGGTTGCTGTGCGCGACCCACGGCGCCGTCTACAGGCCGGACACCGGCGAATGCGCCGGCGGCCCCTGCCGCGGCGGCCTGGTGAAGATCGCGCTGAGCGAACGGGACGGCGTGGTGCACTGGCATACTGCCTGGAACCTCCAACCCCTGGCTTTCTGA